One Actinomycetota bacterium genomic window, CCCGTGCGGGTACGACGGAGAGCAGGAGTGCCTGGACGCCATAGAGGCGGTTCAGGACCAGGCGGGCGCAGCAGCGATCGTCGACCGCCTGTTCGACCCGACCCCACTGGCGGTGGTCAGGTAGCGGGTTTA contains:
- a CDS encoding YegP family protein; the protein is MHARQQFLVYQSNGQHRWKFVANNGVIVAESPCGYDGEQECLDAIEAVQDQAGAAAIVDRLFDPTPLAVVR